CGTTCGGTACTGACGCACTTCGACGCCGCGCCGAAAGCGGCTCCGCCGACCGATACCTTCGATGAGATCGAGCGGACGCTGCCCAAGCCGTCCGGCGCCGATATCGCCGGTCTGCGGCGCTAAGCGGAGGCTGCAATGTTGAGAGACGAGAGCACGAGACGATGAACGCAGCGCAGCCCAACCTCGCCGGCCTCTCCCTTCGCATCACCGCGATCAACGCGGTGCCGTTGTCCGGCCGCACCGTCAGCGAGAACTGGACGTCGCATCACGCGCTGATCGCCGTGCACACCGACGGCGGCATTGTCGGCCACGGCAGCGCCTACACCGACGGCGGTCTCGTTCAGGCGGCCGTGAAGGTCCTCGAACCGCTGTTCATCAGCGAGAACGCGCTGGAGCCGCAGCGCGTGTCCGAGAAGCTGCATCAGAACACGTTCTGGATGGGCCGCGGCGGCTCGATCACCCACGCCATCAGCGGCATCGACATTGCCCTGTGGGACATTCTCGGCAAGGCGACCGGAATGCCGGTCGGGCGCCTGCTCGGCGGCATGTACCGCAAGCGCGCGCAGCCCTACTGCTCGCTGTCGATGGAGGAGCCGGCGAAGATGCGCGACCTCGTCGCGCGCTTCCACGCCGACGGGTTCCGCGCCTTCAAGATCGGCTGGGGGCCGTTCGGGCGCCGCGGCGATCCGGCCATGGACGAAGCGATAGTGCGCGCGGCGCGCGAGGCCGCCGGCGGCGACAGCCGCCTGTTCGTCGATGCCGGCGCCAGCGAGGCGTTCTGGCCGAACGGATTGAGCTGGGCAAAACGCACGGCGCAAATGCTCGGCGACTATCAGGTCGGCTGGTTCGAGGAGCCGTTGCGCCCGGACGCCATCGACGACTATCGCGAGCTGCGCCGTGCGAGCCCGGTGCCGATCTCCGGCGGCGAAGTGCTGACGCGCCGGCAGACTTTCGTCCCGTGGCTGACGCAGGGCGCGCTCGACATCGTCCAGCCCGACGTGACCAAAGTCGGCGGCATCAGCGAGCAGCGCCGGATCGGCTGGCTTGCCGAGGAATTCGGCGTCAAGCTTGTCGGCCACGGCTGGAACACGGCCCTCGGCGTCGCCGCCGACCTGCAGATGGCGGCGGCATTGCCGAATACCGACCTCGTCGAGTTCATCGGCGGCAGCACCTACGTCGACGACATCCTCGAGACGCCGTTCGCGCTCGACGCCGACGGATGGCTGGCAATTCCCGAACGCCCGGGCCTGGGCGTCGTGCTCGATCGTGCGCGGCTGGCCCGCTACACGCCCGATCCCTCGCCCCTGTTCGCCTGACGATGACCAGCAACAAGCCGGAGTGCGGCGCAAAATGATCGTGACACAGGACATCCAGCGGCCCCCCAAGGCGCTGGTCGAAGGGCTCGCCAAGATCGGCAGCGCGACCGCGGCCGGCGAACTATACAAGCTCGGCATCCGCGATCCCCATATTCGCGGGCCGGTCGCCTGGAAGCCCGGGCTGGCGATTGCCGGGCCGGCGCTGACGCTGCAGTTCATGCCGAAGCGCGAAGACCTCTACGGCACGGACGAGTTCGACGACCCGGAGAAGCAGCTTCACCGGCACGCGCTCTATCATGCCCAGCCCGGCGACATTGTCGTCGTCGATGCGCGCGGCGACATGGGCAGCGGCGTTTTCGGCGAGATGATGCTGACGTACTTCG
The sequence above is drawn from the Bauldia sp. genome and encodes:
- a CDS encoding mandelate racemase/muconate lactonizing enzyme family protein, producing MNAAQPNLAGLSLRITAINAVPLSGRTVSENWTSHHALIAVHTDGGIVGHGSAYTDGGLVQAAVKVLEPLFISENALEPQRVSEKLHQNTFWMGRGGSITHAISGIDIALWDILGKATGMPVGRLLGGMYRKRAQPYCSLSMEEPAKMRDLVARFHADGFRAFKIGWGPFGRRGDPAMDEAIVRAAREAAGGDSRLFVDAGASEAFWPNGLSWAKRTAQMLGDYQVGWFEEPLRPDAIDDYRELRRASPVPISGGEVLTRRQTFVPWLTQGALDIVQPDVTKVGGISEQRRIGWLAEEFGVKLVGHGWNTALGVAADLQMAAALPNTDLVEFIGGSTYVDDILETPFALDADGWLAIPERPGLGVVLDRARLARYTPDPSPLFA